The following are encoded together in the Hyla sarda isolate aHylSar1 unplaced genomic scaffold, aHylSar1.hap1 scaffold_186, whole genome shotgun sequence genome:
- the LOC130315071 gene encoding uncharacterized protein LOC130315071 encodes MASASDGDPGMVPSYAKLKNSVRISYLEDQRKNRDLKYIVEQVLLGVFGLRKHEILSIQDYPKRGVYDVTFTEGGIYKDFVIQMKKVSGDARLSGIRIVEHFPDELMLLVIKMYSPYVKEDEIVVFLRNFCKKIINRGKVMNECGIWSSKWKFLVEFKEDLLLPGRKVMPPARFKLGNVNGDVFFPGMPNFCRACRRYGHDKNVCESTCTNCGSTEHSSRECTKEKKCSLCYRVDHLYASCPHRNKEKQQRSQPDPRHMNREDSKPEENPTDQHGESATSDEDGYEKPSSMKVRRKEKKAWQTGAPLSQQRGSNLDEAVSKPQSAPLRKPENVGAKRRKTGTGREEAFVEEEGGVGMPSGVPAPSPSETGNSSMVPDTVEVVVPDQLPGVAPTGHPGEEMDTGQGDGDGTTPVPAKRNPLLSPLPEDLQEEFSSYRNVASLTKHHTRNMKKTGSMAPQCGQGPTHLNLEELLYFLRSIPEKEILDTINSFNLDVFNTKILPQSWKMVNFNKCEILKVGKLDTRDIKVPVVEKVKILEGLILELHPQLPSVPGFPTP; translated from the exons ATGGCGTCAGCCAGTGACGGAGATCCAGGCATGGTACCATCTTATGCCAAGCTCAAGAACTCAGTACGTATATCGTACTTGGAGGACCAGAGAAAGAACCGGGACCTGAAGTACATCGTGGAGCAAGTTCTGCTGGGCGTCTTTGGATTAAGGAAGCATGAGATATTATCCATCCAAGATTATCCGAAAAGAGGAGTATACGATGTTACTtttacggaaggaggtatttacaAGGACTTTGTTATACAGATGAAGAAGGTAAGCGGAGATGCCCGCTTGAGTGGAATAAGAATTGTTGAGCACTTTCCCGATGAACTTATGCTTTTAGTtataaaaatgtactctccatacGTTAAAGAAGatgaaattgttgtgtttttaaggaatttttgtaaaaaaattataaatagagGGAAAGTGATGAATGAGTGTGGAATATGGTCCTCTAAGTGGAAGTTTCTGGTTGAGTTCAAAGAAGATCTATTACTCCCAGGACGAAAGGTTATGCCTCCAGCTCGGTTCAAGTTAGGAAATGTAAATGGTGACGTGTTTTTCCCAGGAATGCCCAATTTCTGCAGAGCTTGTAGAAGATATGGACATGATAAAAACGTATGTGAGAGTACATGTACAAATTGTGGCAGCACTGAGCACTCCTCCAGAGAatgcacaaaagaaaagaaatgcagTTTATGTTACAGAGTTGACCATTTGTATGCTTCTTGTCCTCACAGAAACAAAGAGAAACAACAGAGAAGCCAGCCAGACCCCCGTCATATGAACAGAGAAGACAGCAAACCAGAAGAAAACCCAACTGATCAACATGGTGAGTCTGCTACCTCTGATGAAGATGGATATGAGAAACCCTCCAGCATGAAGGTAAGAAGAAAGGAGAAGAAAGCATGGCAGACAGGAGCTCCTCTCTCGCAGCAGAGGGGTAGTAACCTGGATGAAGCTGTCAGCAAGCCTCAGAGtgcccccctgaggaagccagaaAATGTTGGGGCTAAGAGAAGAAAGACCGGAACAGGAAGAGAAGAGGCGTTTGTggaagaagaggggggggtagGGATGCCATCAGGTGTTCCAGCCCCCTCCCCAAGTGAAACAGGCAACTCGTCCATGGTTCCCGACACGGTGGAAGTCGTTGTGCCCGACCAGCTGCCCGGGGTGGCTCCGACAGGTCATCCCGGGGAGGAGATGGACACTGGGCAAGGTGACGGAGACGGGACAACCCCTGTTCCGGCGAAGAGGAATCCTCTCCTTAGTCCCCTACCGGAGGATCTTCAGGAGGAG TTTTCTTCTtacaggaatgtggcatcccTCACCAAGCATCATACAAGAAATATGAAGAAGACTGGAAGCATGGCCCCTCAGTGTGGTCAGGGTCCAACGCATCTAAATCTGGAGGAGTTGCTATACTTTTTAAGG TCTATCCCAGAGAAGGAAATATTGGATACCATAAACAGTTTTAATTTGG ATGTTTTTAATACCAAGATTTTACCACAGTCATGGAAAATGG